tgTCTAGTTaaaggaatataaaaggtttttgtACTAATTTAGCGGAGAGAAGTTTGTACTAATTTAGCGGAGAGAAGTTTAATTTAGCGGAGAGAAGTTTTATTAAAGGCTgttagaccactcccaaccatgacgccgtcatgagcacttcctcagcgccacatcagctttctctctcatcctttctcaccacttcctcccataacacaccattgccaaccatgacatacttcctcccaatcacataccccacaaaattaattaaataagtaATGTACAAGGTTGTTTATGCTAAAGTACAAGTAAATAAAGCAAAGAAAAAAAGAAAGAGATTAAGTCCTCGTGCTGAAAGATGTTTGGGGAAGAAACAGATGAGGGCGAATCTTGTGAGGGCGGACTGAGGGCTTGGGAGGGCACACCAATGCCAATGGAGCCCTCGAGGAAGAATGGTGAGGAAGGGGTTGAGGGCGGACCATTGGGAGTGGTCTTAGAGAGAGTAATTTCAAGATCAAAAGGATTGATTGATGCCACATAATTTAGAGGGTTTAATCTTTATTTAAGcagatttatttaatttatttaaataaattACATGTGGACGGAAAATGTTTAGGAAGAGCGTAGGTAACGTACAAGACTAATAGGAGGtatagatagagagagagagagagtgatttttATTTAGTCGGGGTTTACATACAAACATATAAAGTACGGTTTCCGAGTTAGGTTCCAAATTGAGTCAACCGATTGCGACTCGTACAATCTCACTTGCCAAAAAAACACAAATCCACCGAGTCAAAGAAACACAAAACTACTAATCCGATTCAATTCCTTTAAACCAATCATGACCGTCCATTTTTAGAATCAACCAATCGGAGACAACTACACGGATGGCAGTTAACTCTCTAAAAACCCGTTGCAAACACAACCACCACGTTTTCCCGTGTATATATAAAGACACACATCAATCACCTCTCAAACTTTTCCCCAATctgaaaccctaatttctaaaatcAACGAACCAGGTAATTTTCTGTCCTACGCGCTTCTAATTTCTAATTACAAATTACAATAATCAAATTGTTGACTTATTGTTCTAATTGTGATCTACCGCGGTTTAATTTCAGATTTCTCACTTTGAATTGCAATGGCTCGTACGAAACAAACCGCTCGTAAATCCACCGGTGGAAAGGCTCCTAGGAAGCAACTTGCTACCAAGGTTTGTGATACTCGAATCTAGAtcacataattcttttatttaattCGTTTTAATCGTGTAACTTTTGATATGCTAGTATTTCATAATTGTTTTTTTGTTGTGGTAATTTGTTAGGCTGCTAGGAAATCAGCTCCAACAACCGGAGGAGTCAAGAAGCCCCATCGCTACCGTCCCGGAACTGTCGCTCTCCGGTGAGAATCCTATGTGTATACACATATATGTGTGTTTATTTGTCTATGCATTTTTTCAATGTGTATATATCTATGTTTTTTGAATGCTTACTTATGAATATGATTGAATTTTTGTTAATTCCGTTTCTTATTTGTTTCTTATTGCTAAACAGTAATCATGCACTGTGTCTTGTATGGACTTTGATTATCAATTTTAACTGCTTTGTATAATATCCGCTTAAGAAAATGTTATTGACTCAATTAGTAAATTATTCACGCGATCATCTGATTGTATATAGATGATAGGTCTCATAATGCACTTGATGCATAAAATTGATCAAATTTAGGGATATAGTCATTGCCTGTTTTTGAATTAGGATTTGAGTTGATGCTTTAAGCTTCTCGTTCCTGTCTTTGATGATACATTCATGAATACGAGTATTCTAATTCATGAATATTTATTAGGTATGTTTGTTAAAATTTGTGTGCATTTATCTGATTGAACATACAAATTAGGTATTACATACTGTTATATGCAGATACTATAATCACCATATTAAATTGTTGTGGACTTTGACTAGGTGAATAAATCTGTAAATTAGTCTAAATGTCGATGCATCAAATTGATCAATTTTAGGTGTTAAATTATGTTTGAGCCATGATCTTGTTCATTCTGATAACCGACTTTGACATGGTATTCATTTATAAGTTGTTTtccaatatgtatatatatatacttacataattAACTATATATTTATATTGATTGATTGCAGTGAAATCCGTAAATATCAGAAGAGTACTGAATTGCTGATCCGCAAATTGCCATTCCAGAGGCTTGTTCGTGAAATTGCACAAGATTTTAAGGTGCACATACATATCACTTGTTAATTTTGGCTTAGTTAATATGCTTTGAAATACATCTTAACCTGTAAATTTTGGCTTAGTCAATATGCTTTGAAGTACAACTTAACCTGATAGATTCTATTTCTTTTGTGTTATCGTAGACTGATCTGAGGTTCCAGAGCCATGCTGTGTTGGCACTTCAGGAGGCTGCAGAAGCTTACCTAGTTGGTCTCTTTGAGGATACCAACTTGTGTGCGATTCATGCCAAGAGGGTTACCATTATGCCCAAGGATATTCAGTTGGCAAGGCGTATCCGCGGGGAGCGTGCCTAAGTTTGGTAGTTATGCTGTATGCGTATTCTGTTTTTTTAGATCTTTGTGCAAGACTTCTGAATCTTGGTAACTTTTTTACTAGTTTTTGTGGTAATGTTTGGGCATAATACTTTGATATGAACCCTTTAATCGTGGTATGTATATTCTCTAGTCTCTACTACTTATGTGGTTCTACTACTTATGTGGTGTTTGGGCTTGTTATAAGTTTGGTTTCAATGGTAACATGTTTTGTTTTTGGAAGTGATCCTTTACTTTTCTCTTAGAATTTTTTTCTCTTCTAAAATAACGataatagttaatattaaaattacgATACATTAATCTAATAAATGAAGAATCTTTAAAGCCGATAcatctagggatggcaatggatcgtatGTTGTCATAtctacatccatatccatttaatttcagttcatcaatattaatatccatttaatttcagttcatccgtTCATATTCATATACAATGAATTAATCGGGTTAATGGATATTCTTTGGATATCAAAAGAAATGTTAATCTAACTACGATTTTATCAATTTCAttgtaattatttaatctttatgttTTTGATTGTTACAaatgttttgattgtaatttgttgcCGATTTTGAATTCAAATGAACAAAATACATTATAATTTTACTAAATTATATGtttaaaaattatatgtttaaactaatctaaatacgtaactttgattattattactatcaatttaaaaaaaaaagtgagACAATTTATATTTTCGTTAATAATTTAAGAATTtgtaggttatatgtatatgtacatcaaTATGTAGAGGCATATGCTTATATTTTAATTtaatacgtatatatgtatatataaatgtatttcggatgataatggatatatccgtggatgataacttgtcatccatatccgattcacgaaatatttagatcat
This genomic window from Rutidosis leptorrhynchoides isolate AG116_Rl617_1_P2 chromosome 2, CSIRO_AGI_Rlap_v1, whole genome shotgun sequence contains:
- the LOC139893905 gene encoding histone H3.3; this translates as MARTKQTARKSTGGKAPRKQLATKAARKSAPTTGGVKKPHRYRPGTVALREIRKYQKSTELLIRKLPFQRLVREIAQDFKTDLRFQSHAVLALQEAAEAYLVGLFEDTNLCAIHAKRVTIMPKDIQLARRIRGERA